The Brachyspira hyodysenteriae ATCC 27164 genome includes a window with the following:
- a CDS encoding 3-methyl-2-oxobutanoate dehydrogenase subunit VorB — MARTLMKGNEAMASAAIAAGCKCFFGYPITPQNEIPEFMSKAMYESGGAFVQAESEVAAINMVYGAGGAGVRAMTSSSSPGIALKQEGISYLAGAEVPAVILNVMRGGPGLGSIQPSQSDYNMMTKGGGDGDYNCPVLAPANLQEAADMIMEAFDIADHYRTPVYVAADGYIGQMMEPVDIVYKPKYEIKEKTWAACGKRGKRENNNIINSLYLEPELLYEHNIHLQKKYDEIKEKEARAEKYNTDDAELIFVSYGTISRVVRGVVDKFREEGKKVGMIRPQTLWPFPVKAFDNPNCKMYISIELSMGQMVDDVKLAVECKVPVKFYGKAGGLVPTSHEIIDNVRTLAGGLL, encoded by the coding sequence ATGGCTAGAACATTAATGAAAGGAAATGAGGCTATGGCTAGTGCGGCTATTGCTGCAGGATGTAAATGTTTTTTTGGGTATCCTATTACACCGCAGAATGAGATACCTGAATTTATGTCTAAAGCTATGTATGAATCAGGCGGTGCATTTGTACAGGCAGAAAGCGAAGTTGCTGCTATTAATATGGTTTATGGGGCAGGCGGTGCTGGAGTTAGAGCTATGACTTCTTCTTCTTCACCTGGTATAGCTTTAAAACAAGAGGGTATATCATATCTTGCCGGTGCTGAAGTACCTGCTGTTATACTTAATGTTATGAGAGGAGGTCCTGGACTTGGAAGTATACAGCCTTCTCAAAGCGATTATAATATGATGACTAAAGGCGGAGGAGATGGGGATTATAATTGTCCTGTTTTAGCACCTGCCAATTTACAGGAAGCAGCAGATATGATAATGGAGGCTTTTGATATAGCTGATCATTACAGAACACCTGTTTATGTTGCTGCTGACGGATATATTGGACAGATGATGGAGCCTGTAGATATAGTGTATAAGCCAAAGTATGAGATAAAAGAAAAAACTTGGGCAGCATGCGGAAAAAGGGGAAAAAGAGAAAATAATAATATAATTAACTCTCTCTATTTAGAGCCTGAATTATTATATGAACATAATATTCATTTGCAGAAAAAATACGATGAAATAAAAGAGAAAGAGGCAAGAGCAGAAAAATATAATACTGATGATGCAGAATTAATATTTGTTTCTTATGGTACTATTTCAAGAGTTGTAAGAGGTGTTGTTGATAAATTTAGAGAGGAAGGTAAAAAAGTAGGTATGATTAGACCTCAAACTTTATGGCCTTTTCCTGTTAAAGCATTTGATAATCCTAATTGCAAAATGTATATAAGTATTGAACTTAGTATGGGGCAGATGGTTGATGATGTAAAACTTGCAGTAGAATGTAAAGTTCCAGTTAAATTCTATGGAAAGGCTGGAGGTTTAGTGCCTACTTCTCATGAGATAATAGATAATGTGAGAACTTTGGCAGGAGGTTTATTATGA